From Gordonia sp. KTR9:
GATGCTCTGCCGCCGAGCTTTCGCGGCCCCAGGGCCGCGACCGAGGAGTTGAACCTCGGGTCCTTCCGGATTCCTGCCGTGCTCTGCCAATTGAGCTAGGAGGTCTGACCCCACCTGCCCGGCCAGGCACGAGTCAGCAGTGATCAACTGCTGACCTGCGGATTCGAACCGCATCGGTGGGGGTTTTCGCAGGTATTCGCCGCTCTGGGCGCGCGGCGGGATGAGCCGCCGCACTTCGGAGTCGAACCGCTCCTGCGAAGCTTGGGGTGCGCGGTTACGCGTAGACCGGCACCTCGATTGAGGTGAGGTGTTCCAGGGCCCTGAGCACGCCGTTGGTCCCGTTCAGGACCAGACCGCCGTCGCCGAGTACCCACACGACTGCATCGAGGTCGGTGTGGCCCAGCGTGACGGTGGTGTTCAGCTGCTCGGGGTGGACAAACTCGAGGCCGGCGAGGACGAGTTCTGTGACCGCAACGCCTTCGAGCTCGGCGACGGCCGTCAGTGCCATGCTGGTCTCATCGCTAGCCTCTCCGAGGTCGATCGGGTATGCATCAAGGCGCTTTGCGGCGTCGGCGCTCGCCGGCAGGACCAGCAGTGTCAGCTCGGAGCGGTCGATGGTGGTGACGGTCGTGACAGTCATGGTGTACTCCTGCTCAGAACGCGCGCAGACCAGGACGGCCGCGGGCAATTGGTTGCTTCACAGTTGTCTCGGAGTTGGCTCCGCCAACTGCGCTGCGTCCATGACTGACTCGCTTCTTCGGGGGCTCGAATGGACCCCGCGTAGTCCTGTCCAAACAGGGGGTGTCGCTATGCGGAGCGAGCGTGACTCCCCCGCCGGCCGTGGTCGTGCGGACGAGCGACGATTCGAAGCGGGGATCGCCCACCTGCACCGCTACGTCGCCGCGCATGGTTCGAGCTCTCCCCCGCGCGGCGCGAGGATCGATGGGTTCCCGATCGACGTCTGGGTGACCAGCAGGCGCACCGACTACCGCAAGGGCCGACTGTCGGCCGACCGGATCGAACGGCTCGAGACCGAGTTCCCTGACTGGCGGTGGAGTGTGCGCGGCGCGCAGTTCGACGTCGGGGTGGCGCATCTGCGCCGCTACGTCGCCACCCACGGGACGAGCCTCGTGGGTCAGCACGAGGTGGTCGACGGATTCGCCCTCGGACAGTGGGTGACCAACCGTCGCGCCGACTACCGCAAAGGCCGACTGCCGGCGGAGCGGATCGAGGTGTTCGAGCGCGAGTTTCCGGACTGGCAGTGGTCGCCGCAGGCCGCGTCGTCCGCGGCCGCATTCGAGGCCGGGGTCGCGCACCTGCACCGCTACGTCGCCGCGTACGGCACCTCCAGCGCCCGCCATCGGGCTGTGATCGACGGATTCGCGATCGGGCAGTGGGTCGCCAACCGGCGTGCCGACTACCGTCGGGGCACGTTGCCGGCGGAGCGAGCACGTCGCCTGGAGGCCGAGTTCGACGACTGGCGATGGACGGTCCGCGCCCCACACGGGCTTAGCCACGGCGCGCGCGGACCCAGGAGTGATGAGGAGGTGCGATGAACCTTGCTGCGGCAGTAGCGGAACGGGTCGCAGAGAAGGCGGCGCAATCTCCCGGGTCAGTACAACTGATATGTAGAGAAGTTTGTCAAGTTCGCAGGGCGAGGTACCGCCGGGAAGCTATCCCGGCGGTACCTCTGTGCTTCATGAGCGATCTGTGTGGTGAGCGTGTCGTATCACGACGCGCGGTCAGACTGATATTCGCGGATTGGGTACCGCAGGAAGGGGTTTCGGCTGGATCGCGACCGCGTGTCTAGGGTCGAGCGTCAACCCATGACCGGGTTTGCTCATAGTTGTATCGCGGGTCGATCCACGCGCTGTCACCACCGATCGGCTCATAAAGCAGGCCAATTGCTGTCAGCAGTCCATCACGGCCAACGACCAGCACCAGCCGGCCAACTCACGCGCGATGGCGACGTTGGCAATGACGGGGCGTTTCCGGCGGTCAAGGAAGTTCACCCACCGCTGATGGAGGCGACGGTTACCTTCATCGCCACGCACCCGAGCCGCTGCGGGAGCCTGTTCCCAGCGTTCCCGCATCACCGC
This genomic window contains:
- a CDS encoding helicase associated domain-containing protein, encoding MRSERDSPAGRGRADERRFEAGIAHLHRYVAAHGSSSPPRGARIDGFPIDVWVTSRRTDYRKGRLSADRIERLETEFPDWRWSVRGAQFDVGVAHLRRYVATHGTSLVGQHEVVDGFALGQWVTNRRADYRKGRLPAERIEVFEREFPDWQWSPQAASSAAAFEAGVAHLHRYVAAYGTSSARHRAVIDGFAIGQWVANRRADYRRGTLPAERARRLEAEFDDWRWTVRAPHGLSHGARGPRSDEEVR